The following are encoded in a window of Hymenobacter sp. GOD-10R genomic DNA:
- a CDS encoding DUF4942 domain-containing protein, with the protein MLNPEFFPTPAAVIQRMLDPFFNPASTGDEEPGSDRYRRYNPAAAALRKLTILEPSAGSGAIVDELTAWLDREDYHSRSGKQNVYCCEADPELRAVLHDKGYKVIANDFLNYRGDHFFDLIIMNPPFSNGDRHLLKAWDVVAAGGDVVCLLNTETLVNPYSETRQLLARLIEDHGTSEALGAVFAEAERPTNVAVSLVRLHKPAKADRLTFEFSSRGRRGPELDENLFANAVATRDVIGNMAAEYEGLKAQYAAYLQAREGMKFYAKSLLRSEYQDVLKLAEASLERGSLRTSYNNFADEMNQQIWGLVLDKVNIQKLMTADVRRNFAAFSKAQGYQEFTHEAVAELVSLVLDNRETIMEQAVESVFDTFTKYHKENRLHVEGWVTNSQWKVNRKVILPYAVEESFSGKGFRVNWSRRDDYADIDRVMCYLTGENYDTCVGIDTALDRYGNQNPNPNGVWTVYSRFFEIRAFKKGTVHLIFREEFLWQEFNLRACAGKQWLPGPEMAAYRARQAKAATTKTHPLVPEAEQLAAPGTQMQLQLAA; encoded by the coding sequence ATGCTCAATCCTGAGTTCTTCCCTACCCCGGCCGCCGTTATTCAGCGCATGCTCGACCCGTTTTTCAACCCCGCTTCCACCGGCGACGAGGAGCCGGGCAGCGACCGGTACCGCCGCTACAACCCGGCCGCGGCAGCCCTGCGCAAGCTAACCATTCTGGAGCCCAGCGCCGGCAGCGGGGCCATCGTGGACGAGCTGACGGCCTGGCTGGACCGGGAGGACTACCACAGCCGCAGCGGCAAGCAAAACGTGTATTGCTGCGAAGCCGACCCCGAGCTACGCGCCGTGCTGCACGACAAGGGCTACAAGGTCATTGCCAACGACTTCCTGAACTACCGGGGCGACCATTTTTTCGACCTTATTATCATGAACCCGCCCTTCTCCAACGGCGACCGGCATTTGCTCAAAGCCTGGGACGTGGTAGCCGCCGGCGGCGACGTGGTGTGCCTGCTCAACACCGAAACACTGGTCAATCCCTACTCCGAAACCCGGCAGCTGCTGGCCCGCCTCATCGAGGACCATGGCACGAGCGAGGCCCTGGGGGCCGTTTTTGCCGAAGCTGAGCGCCCCACCAACGTAGCGGTAAGCTTGGTCCGGCTGCACAAACCCGCCAAGGCCGACCGCCTCACGTTCGAGTTCAGCAGCCGGGGCCGCCGGGGGCCGGAGCTGGATGAGAACCTGTTTGCCAATGCCGTGGCCACCCGCGACGTTATTGGTAACATGGCCGCCGAGTACGAAGGCCTGAAAGCCCAGTACGCTGCCTACCTGCAGGCCCGCGAGGGCATGAAATTCTACGCTAAAAGCCTGCTGCGCAGCGAATACCAGGACGTGCTGAAACTAGCCGAGGCCAGCCTGGAGCGCGGCAGCTTGCGCACGAGCTACAACAACTTTGCCGACGAGATGAACCAGCAAATCTGGGGGCTGGTGCTCGACAAGGTGAACATCCAGAAGCTGATGACGGCCGACGTGCGCCGCAACTTCGCGGCCTTCAGCAAGGCCCAGGGCTACCAGGAATTCACCCACGAGGCCGTGGCCGAGCTGGTGTCATTGGTGCTCGACAACCGCGAAACCATTATGGAGCAGGCCGTGGAATCGGTGTTCGACACCTTCACCAAGTACCACAAGGAAAACCGCCTGCACGTGGAGGGCTGGGTCACCAACTCGCAGTGGAAGGTTAACCGCAAGGTCATTCTGCCCTACGCGGTGGAAGAAAGCTTCTCCGGCAAGGGCTTCCGCGTTAACTGGAGCCGCCGCGACGACTACGCCGACATCGACCGGGTGATGTGCTACCTGACGGGCGAGAATTACGATACCTGCGTGGGCATCGATACGGCCCTTGACCGCTACGGCAACCAGAACCCCAACCCGAACGGCGTATGGACGGTGTACAGCCGATTCTTTGAAATCCGGGCCTTCAAGAAAGGCACCGTGCACCTAATTTTCCGCGAGGAATTTCTCTGGCAGGAGTTCAACCTCCGGGCCTGCGCCGGCAAGCAGTGGCTGCCCGGCCCCGAAATGGCCGCCTACCGCGCCCGCCAGGCCAAAGCCGCCACCACCAAGACGCACCCCCTGGTGCCCGAGGCGGAGCAGCTGGCCGCGCCCGGCACCCAAATGCAGCTGCAGCTTGCGGCCTGA
- a CDS encoding antitoxin VbhA family protein: protein MDTLVKFGPKEATREQRQALSDRAAALNATQDRKLSPFAEQLSQRYINGELSLAEVNAQLDAHYQAQTQTPVPTRGADGILAVAPRPAPTVAKARSLSH, encoded by the coding sequence ATGGATACCCTCGTAAAATTCGGCCCCAAGGAAGCAACCCGCGAGCAGCGCCAGGCGCTGTCGGACCGGGCAGCCGCGCTGAACGCGACCCAGGACCGCAAGCTGAGCCCCTTTGCCGAGCAGCTGAGCCAGCGCTACATCAACGGCGAGCTGAGCCTGGCCGAGGTAAACGCCCAGCTTGATGCCCACTACCAAGCCCAGACCCAGACGCCGGTACCCACGCGGGGCGCCGATGGCATCCTGGCAGTGGCGCCACGGCCGGCACCCACCGTGGCCAAGGCCCGC
- a CDS encoding ArsR/SmtB family transcription factor → MTYAKTAAFTEEQQYLSRVAKALAHPARVAIIQFLASKQTCISGDIAAELPLSRTTVSQHLQELKALDLIRGEIDGLTVCYCLNTELLHKVHQQFTAFFIEATSGAVCGPDDACAC, encoded by the coding sequence ATGACTTACGCCAAAACCGCCGCCTTCACCGAAGAGCAACAGTACCTATCTCGCGTGGCCAAAGCCCTGGCCCACCCGGCCCGGGTGGCCATCATCCAGTTTCTGGCCAGCAAGCAAACCTGCATATCCGGCGACATTGCCGCCGAGCTGCCCCTTTCACGCACCACCGTGTCGCAGCACCTGCAGGAGTTGAAGGCGCTGGACCTGATTCGCGGCGAGATTGATGGGCTGACGGTGTGCTACTGCCTCAATACCGAGCTGCTGCACAAGGTGCACCAGCAGTTCACCGCCTTTTTCATCGAGGCTACTAGCGGCGCGGTCTGCGGCCCGGACGATGCCTGCGCCTGCTAG